The Streptomyces europaeiscabiei genome window below encodes:
- the ispG gene encoding flavodoxin-dependent (E)-4-hydroxy-3-methylbut-2-enyl-diphosphate synthase, whose protein sequence is MTAISLGMPSVPTKLAERRKSRQIQVGSVAVGGDAPVSVQSMTTTRTSDIGATLQQIAELTASGCQIVRVACPTQDDADALSTIARKSQIPVIADIHFQPKYVFAAIEAGCAAVRVNPGNIKQFDDKVKEIAKAANDHGTPIRIGVNAGSLDRRLLQKYGKATPEALVESALWEASLFEEHGFRDIKISVKHNDPVVMVNAYRQLAAQCDYPLHLGVTEAGPAFQGTIKSAVAFGALLSEGIGDTIRVSLSAPPVEEIKVGNQILESLNLRQRGLEIVSCPSCGRAQVDVYKLAEEVTAGLTGMEVPLRVAVMGCVVNGPGEAREADLGVASGNGKGQIFVKGEIIKTVPESKIVETLIEEAMKIAEQMEADGIASGEPTVAVAG, encoded by the coding sequence ATGACTGCGATTTCTCTTGGCATGCCGTCCGTTCCGACCAAGCTCGCCGAGCGCCGGAAGAGCCGGCAGATCCAGGTCGGATCCGTGGCGGTCGGTGGAGACGCCCCGGTGTCGGTCCAGTCGATGACCACCACGCGTACGTCGGACATCGGCGCCACACTGCAGCAGATCGCCGAGCTGACGGCCTCCGGCTGCCAGATCGTCCGCGTCGCCTGCCCCACGCAGGACGACGCCGACGCCCTGTCGACGATCGCGCGTAAGTCTCAGATCCCGGTGATCGCCGACATCCACTTCCAGCCGAAGTACGTCTTCGCCGCGATCGAGGCCGGCTGCGCCGCCGTCCGCGTCAACCCCGGCAACATCAAGCAGTTCGACGACAAGGTCAAGGAGATCGCCAAGGCGGCGAACGACCACGGCACCCCGATCCGCATCGGTGTCAACGCCGGCTCCCTGGACCGCCGCCTCCTTCAGAAGTACGGCAAGGCCACCCCCGAGGCGCTGGTCGAGTCCGCCCTCTGGGAGGCCTCCCTCTTCGAGGAGCACGGCTTCCGGGACATCAAGATCTCGGTCAAGCACAACGACCCGGTCGTCATGGTCAACGCCTACCGCCAGCTCGCCGCCCAGTGCGACTACCCCCTCCACCTCGGCGTCACCGAGGCCGGCCCCGCCTTCCAGGGCACCATCAAGTCGGCAGTCGCCTTCGGCGCGCTGCTCTCCGAGGGCATCGGCGACACGATCCGCGTCTCCCTGTCGGCCCCGCCGGTCGAGGAGATCAAGGTCGGCAACCAGATCCTGGAATCCCTCAACCTCCGCCAGCGCGGCCTGGAGATCGTCTCCTGCCCCTCCTGCGGCCGGGCCCAGGTCGACGTCTACAAGCTCGCCGAAGAGGTCACGGCCGGTCTGACCGGCATGGAGGTCCCGCTGCGCGTAGCCGTCATGGGCTGCGTGGTGAACGGCCCCGGCGAGGCACGCGAGGCCGACCTCGGCGTCGCCTCCGGCAACGGCAAGGGCCAGATCTTCGTCAAGGGCGAGATCATCAAGACCGTCCCCGAATCCAAGATCGTCGAGACCCTCATCGAGGAGGCGATGAAGATCGCCGAACAGATGGAGGCGGACGGCATCGCCTCCGGCGAGCCGACGGTTGCGGTAGCGGGCTGA
- a CDS encoding ferric reductase-like transmembrane domain-containing protein, whose product MSDEILWYANRATGAVCLVLFTVVVLLGIAVRLRTRIPGLPRFGTVSLHRALSLSATAFLVLHIAAAVIDDYVDITAVDTFVPFVSAYQPLWLGLGTVALDLMLAVLVTSLLRARVGHRTWRAVHWLAYASWPFALVHGIGIGTDNGTAWMLWLTAACVAAVLAALALRTAHAVRGSRPTPATLLRTAEGARP is encoded by the coding sequence ATGAGCGACGAGATCCTCTGGTACGCCAACAGAGCCACCGGCGCCGTCTGCCTGGTCCTCTTCACCGTCGTCGTCCTCCTCGGCATCGCGGTGCGGCTGCGCACCCGCATCCCCGGACTGCCGCGCTTCGGCACGGTCTCCCTCCACCGCGCCCTGTCCCTCTCCGCCACGGCGTTCCTGGTCCTGCACATCGCGGCCGCCGTGATCGACGACTACGTCGACATCACGGCCGTCGACACGTTCGTCCCCTTCGTCTCCGCCTACCAGCCCCTCTGGCTCGGCCTCGGCACGGTCGCCCTCGACCTGATGCTCGCCGTCCTGGTCACCAGCCTCCTGCGGGCCCGCGTCGGCCACCGCACCTGGCGTGCCGTGCACTGGCTGGCGTACGCGTCCTGGCCGTTCGCCCTGGTCCACGGCATCGGCATCGGCACGGACAACGGCACCGCCTGGATGCTCTGGCTCACGGCCGCCTGCGTCGCCGCGGTGCTCGCCGCCCTCGCCCTGCGCACCGCCCACGCCGTACGCGGCTCCCGCCCCACCCCCGCCACCCTGCTCCGCACGGCCGAAGGAGCCCGCCCGTGA
- a CDS encoding GNAT family N-acetyltransferase produces MLTQTTTRVLEPSDLDAALAVLDRDPVANAFVTSRVQAAGLDPWRLGGEMWGWYEDGALTSLCYAGANLVPICATPRAVRAFADRARRAGRRCSSVVGPAESTAQLWRLLEPSWGPAREVRSHQPLMVTDRLPDPAEVTPDPYVRRIRKDEMDAIMPACVAMFTEEVGVSPLAGDGGLLYQARVAELVGSGRSFARLGPDGRVVFKAEIGAATPRACQIQGVWVAPEHRGRGLAAPGMAAVLRYALADVAPLVSLYVNDFNTAARRTYRRVGFQEVGAFMSVLF; encoded by the coding sequence GTGTTGACCCAGACCACCACCAGGGTCCTCGAACCGAGTGACCTGGACGCCGCACTCGCCGTCCTGGACCGAGACCCCGTCGCGAACGCCTTCGTGACGTCCCGCGTCCAGGCCGCCGGCCTGGACCCCTGGCGGCTCGGCGGCGAGATGTGGGGCTGGTACGAAGACGGCGCCCTGACCTCCCTCTGCTACGCCGGCGCCAACCTCGTCCCGATCTGTGCCACCCCCCGCGCCGTGCGCGCCTTCGCCGACCGCGCCCGTCGGGCCGGCCGCCGCTGCTCCTCGGTCGTCGGCCCCGCCGAATCCACCGCCCAGCTCTGGCGGCTGCTCGAACCCAGCTGGGGCCCGGCCCGCGAGGTCCGCTCCCACCAGCCCCTCATGGTCACCGACCGGCTCCCCGACCCCGCCGAGGTCACCCCCGACCCGTACGTCCGCCGGATCCGCAAGGACGAGATGGACGCGATCATGCCGGCGTGCGTCGCGATGTTCACCGAGGAGGTCGGCGTCTCCCCGCTGGCCGGCGACGGCGGCCTCCTCTACCAGGCGCGCGTCGCCGAACTCGTGGGCTCCGGCCGCTCCTTCGCCCGCCTCGGCCCCGACGGCCGTGTCGTCTTCAAGGCCGAGATCGGCGCGGCGACCCCCCGGGCCTGCCAGATCCAGGGCGTCTGGGTGGCCCCCGAACACCGGGGCCGGGGCCTGGCCGCCCCCGGCATGGCAGCGGTCCTCCGCTACGCCCTGGCCGACGTGGCCCCCCTGGTCAGCCTCTACGTCAACGACTTCAACACGGCGGCACGGCGCACGTACCGAAGGGTGGGCTTCCAGGAAGTGGGCGCCTTCATGAGCGTCCTGTTCTGA
- the dxr gene encoding 1-deoxy-D-xylulose-5-phosphate reductoisomerase: protein MSDSPAPLADPHLVFDPVDGVRDVVILGSTGSIGTQAIDLVLRNPDRFRVTGLSAAGGRVELLAEQAHRLRVRTVAVAREDVVPALREALAGVYGPGEALPEILAGPGAATEVAASDCHTVLNGITGSIGLAPTLAALEAGRTLALANKESLIVGGPLVKAVAKPGQIIPVDSEHAALFQALASGTRADVRKLVVTASGGPFRGRTKAELADVTPADALAHPTWAMGPVITVNSATLVNKGLEVIEAHLLYDIPFDRIEVVVHPQSYVHSMVEFTDGSTMAQATPPDMRGPIAIGLGWPQRVPDAAPAFDWTKASTWEFFPLDTDAFPSVGLARHVGQLAGTAPAVFNAANEECVDAFLHGGLRFDAIMETVTRVVQEHGTPGTGTSLTVADVLEAETWARARARELTTSTAEPTERTTAEARA from the coding sequence ATGAGCGACAGTCCAGCCCCTCTCGCCGATCCGCATCTCGTCTTCGACCCGGTCGACGGTGTACGGGACGTAGTGATCCTCGGATCGACCGGCTCGATCGGCACCCAGGCCATCGACCTCGTCCTGCGCAACCCGGACCGCTTCCGCGTCACCGGACTCTCCGCCGCCGGAGGGCGGGTGGAGCTGCTGGCCGAGCAGGCGCACCGCCTGCGCGTGCGGACCGTCGCCGTCGCCCGCGAGGACGTCGTACCTGCGCTGCGCGAGGCCCTGGCCGGCGTGTACGGGCCCGGGGAGGCCCTGCCCGAGATCCTCGCAGGGCCGGGCGCCGCCACGGAGGTGGCCGCGTCCGACTGCCACACCGTGCTGAACGGCATCACCGGCTCCATCGGCCTCGCCCCGACCCTCGCCGCCCTGGAGGCGGGCCGCACCCTCGCGCTCGCCAACAAGGAGTCGCTCATCGTCGGCGGTCCGCTGGTGAAGGCCGTGGCGAAGCCGGGCCAGATCATCCCGGTCGACTCCGAGCACGCCGCCCTCTTCCAGGCCCTCGCCTCCGGCACCCGGGCCGACGTGCGCAAGCTCGTCGTCACCGCTTCCGGCGGCCCCTTCCGCGGCCGCACGAAGGCGGAACTCGCCGACGTGACACCCGCCGACGCCCTCGCGCACCCCACCTGGGCCATGGGCCCGGTCATCACCGTGAACTCCGCGACCCTGGTCAACAAGGGCCTGGAGGTCATCGAGGCGCACCTCCTCTACGACATTCCCTTCGACCGCATTGAGGTCGTCGTGCACCCCCAGTCGTATGTCCACTCGATGGTTGAGTTCACGGACGGATCGACGATGGCGCAGGCGACGCCCCCCGACATGCGGGGGCCCATCGCCATCGGCCTCGGCTGGCCGCAGCGCGTCCCGGACGCCGCGCCCGCCTTCGACTGGACCAAGGCGTCCACCTGGGAGTTCTTCCCCCTCGACACCGACGCGTTCCCGTCGGTCGGGCTCGCCCGGCATGTGGGGCAGCTCGCGGGCACCGCCCCGGCGGTGTTCAATGCGGCCAACGAGGAGTGCGTCGACGCGTTCCTGCACGGGGGTCTCCGGTTCGACGCGATCATGGAGACCGTCACGCGGGTCGTCCAGGAGCACGGCACCCCCGGAACGGGAACTTCCCTGACCGTGGCGGACGTCCTCGAAGCGGAGACCTGGGCGCGCGCAAGGGCCCGTGAACTGACCACCTCGACAGCCGAACCCACCGAGCGGACGACCGCGGAGGCCCGTGCATGA
- a CDS encoding proline--tRNA ligase has translation MANAPVQRMSQLMAKTLRDDPADAEVLSHKLLVRAGYVRRTAAGVWTWLPLGKKVLANVERIVREEMDAIGAQEVLLPALLPKEPYEATGRWDEYGPELFRLKDRKGGDYLLGPTHEEIFTLIVKDQASSYKDLPVILYQIQTKFRDEARPRAGILRGREFLMKDSYSFDTEDEGLAQSYALHRQAYQKVFERLGLDYRICAATAGAMGGSKSEEFLAPAGAGEDTFADCPACDFAANTEAITFELKPVDADGVPALEEIPTPDTPTIETLAAHLGVAASATLKNLLVKVDGEIVAVGVPGDREVDMGKVEAHFAPAVVEMVTEADFAGRPDLVRGYVGPQGLGEKVTYIADPRVAPGTAWITGANKAGTHAKNVVAGRDFEVGEYVDVVVVQEGDPCPNCGTGLKLDRAIEIGHIFQLGRKYADALKLDVLGQHGKPVRVTMGSYGIGVSRAVAALAEQSADDKGLCWPAEVAPADVHVVAAGKALQTELALDVSEKLRAAGLRVLVDDRAGVSPGVKFTDSELIGVPKILVAGRRSAEGVLELKDRRTGEREELTVDEAIARLTV, from the coding sequence ATGGCGAACGCACCGGTCCAGCGCATGTCCCAGTTGATGGCGAAGACGCTGCGCGACGACCCGGCGGACGCCGAGGTGCTCAGCCACAAGCTCCTCGTCCGCGCCGGCTACGTCCGCCGCACGGCGGCCGGTGTGTGGACCTGGCTGCCCCTCGGCAAGAAGGTCCTCGCCAACGTGGAGCGCATCGTCCGCGAGGAGATGGACGCGATCGGCGCCCAGGAGGTGCTGCTCCCCGCACTGCTGCCGAAGGAGCCCTACGAGGCGACCGGCCGCTGGGACGAGTACGGCCCGGAGCTGTTCCGCCTGAAGGACCGCAAGGGCGGCGACTACCTCCTCGGCCCCACCCACGAGGAGATCTTCACGCTGATCGTGAAGGACCAGGCGTCCTCCTACAAGGACCTGCCGGTGATCCTCTACCAGATCCAGACCAAGTTCCGTGACGAGGCCCGCCCCCGCGCCGGCATCCTGCGCGGCCGCGAGTTCCTGATGAAGGACTCGTACTCCTTCGACACGGAGGACGAGGGCCTCGCCCAGTCGTACGCCCTGCACCGCCAGGCGTACCAGAAGGTGTTCGAGCGTCTGGGCCTCGACTACCGCATCTGCGCGGCGACCGCGGGCGCGATGGGCGGCTCGAAGTCGGAGGAGTTCCTGGCCCCGGCCGGCGCCGGCGAGGACACCTTCGCGGACTGCCCGGCGTGCGACTTCGCGGCCAACACCGAGGCGATCACGTTCGAGTTGAAGCCGGTGGACGCCGACGGCGTGCCCGCGCTCGAAGAGATCCCGACGCCCGACACCCCGACCATCGAGACCCTCGCCGCGCACCTGGGCGTCGCGGCCTCCGCCACCCTGAAGAACCTCCTCGTGAAGGTCGACGGCGAGATCGTCGCCGTCGGCGTCCCCGGCGACCGCGAGGTCGACATGGGCAAGGTCGAGGCGCACTTCGCCCCGGCGGTCGTCGAGATGGTCACCGAGGCGGACTTCGCGGGCCGCCCCGACCTGGTCCGCGGCTATGTCGGCCCGCAGGGCCTGGGCGAGAAGGTGACATACATCGCCGACCCGCGGGTGGCGCCGGGCACCGCCTGGATCACCGGTGCCAACAAGGCCGGCACACACGCCAAGAACGTCGTCGCGGGCCGTGACTTCGAGGTCGGCGAGTACGTCGACGTCGTGGTCGTCCAGGAGGGCGACCCCTGCCCGAACTGCGGCACCGGCCTCAAGCTGGACCGCGCCATCGAGATCGGCCACATCTTCCAGCTCGGCCGCAAGTACGCCGACGCCCTCAAGCTCGACGTCCTCGGACAGCACGGCAAGCCCGTCCGCGTCACCATGGGCTCGTACGGCATCGGCGTCTCCCGCGCGGTCGCCGCCCTCGCCGAGCAGTCCGCCGACGACAAGGGCCTGTGCTGGCCCGCCGAGGTCGCCCCGGCCGATGTGCACGTCGTCGCCGCGGGCAAGGCCCTGCAGACCGAACTGGCCCTCGACGTCTCGGAGAAGCTGCGGGCCGCCGGCCTGCGCGTCCTGGTCGACGACCGTGCCGGTGTCTCCCCGGGCGTGAAGTTCACCGACTCCGAGCTGATCGGCGTACCGAAGATCCTGGTCGCCGGCCGCCGCTCCGCCGAGGGCGTCCTGGAACTGAAGGACCGCCGCACCGGTGAGCGCGAGGAGCTGACGGTCGACGAGGCGATCGCCCGCCTCACCGTCTGA
- a CDS encoding M50 family metallopeptidase, whose amino-acid sequence MTTLMFILGIVVFVIGLAFSIAWHELGHFSTAKLFGVRVPQFMVGFGPTIWSRKKGETEYGVKAIPLGGYIRMIGMIPPGPDGRIESRSTSPWRVMIEDARAASFEELQPGDEDRLFYRRKPWKRVIVMFAGPFMNLILAFVIFLGVMMTFGTQTSTTTVSKVSDCVISASENRSKCKDSDKEAPAKAAGLKPGDKIVAFDGTPVEDWSALQADIRDNPGKQVTLTVDRKGEKVDLTPTLIKNQVSQTDGQGGYVKDKYVYAGWLGFTPASDILPLSFVDSVDRMGDMMENGVESLLSLPAKVPALWDATFGDGEREADSPMGVVGAARVGGEIFTMDIPATQQLASFLILLAGFNLSLFLFNMLPLLPLDGGHIAGALWESLRRTAAKVLRRPDPGPFDVAKLMPVAYVVAGIFVCFTLLVLIADLVNPVRIS is encoded by the coding sequence ATGACGACCCTGATGTTCATCCTCGGCATAGTGGTCTTCGTGATCGGCCTGGCGTTCTCGATCGCGTGGCACGAGCTGGGTCACTTCTCGACCGCCAAGCTCTTCGGTGTCCGCGTGCCCCAGTTCATGGTGGGCTTCGGCCCGACGATCTGGTCACGCAAGAAGGGCGAGACCGAGTACGGCGTCAAGGCGATCCCGCTCGGCGGCTACATCCGCATGATCGGCATGATCCCGCCCGGCCCGGACGGCCGGATCGAGAGCCGCTCGACCTCCCCGTGGCGCGTGATGATCGAGGACGCCCGCGCGGCCTCCTTCGAGGAGCTCCAGCCCGGCGACGAGGACCGCCTCTTCTACAGGCGCAAGCCGTGGAAGCGCGTCATCGTGATGTTCGCCGGGCCCTTCATGAACCTGATCCTGGCCTTCGTGATCTTCCTCGGCGTGATGATGACCTTCGGCACCCAGACCTCGACGACCACGGTCAGCAAGGTCTCGGACTGCGTCATCTCCGCCAGTGAGAACCGCTCGAAGTGCAAGGACAGCGACAAGGAGGCCCCCGCCAAGGCGGCGGGCCTGAAGCCCGGCGACAAGATCGTCGCGTTCGACGGCACCCCCGTCGAGGACTGGTCCGCCCTGCAGGCCGACATCCGCGACAACCCCGGCAAGCAGGTCACGCTCACCGTGGACCGCAAGGGCGAGAAGGTCGACCTCACCCCCACCCTCATCAAGAACCAGGTCAGCCAGACCGACGGCCAGGGCGGCTACGTCAAGGACAAGTACGTCTACGCCGGCTGGCTCGGCTTCACCCCCGCCTCCGACATCCTCCCGCTCTCCTTCGTCGACTCCGTGGACCGCATGGGCGACATGATGGAGAACGGCGTCGAGTCCCTGCTCTCCCTGCCCGCCAAGGTCCCCGCCCTGTGGGACGCCACCTTCGGCGACGGCGAGCGCGAGGCCGACTCACCCATGGGCGTGGTCGGCGCGGCCCGCGTCGGCGGCGAGATCTTCACCATGGACATCCCCGCCACCCAGCAGCTCGCCAGCTTCCTCATCCTGCTGGCCGGCTTCAACCTCTCCCTGTTCCTCTTCAACATGCTCCCGCTCCTCCCGCTCGACGGCGGGCACATCGCGGGCGCCCTGTGGGAGTCGCTGCGCCGGACCGCGGCCAAGGTGCTGCGCCGGCCCGACCCCGGCCCCTTCGACGTGGCGAAGCTGATGCCCGTCGCGTACGTGGTGGCCGGCATCTTCGTCTGCTTCACGCTGCTGGTGCTGATCGCGGACCTCGTGAACCCGGTGCGCATCTCGTAG
- a CDS encoding FAD:protein FMN transferase, with protein MTASTTSRPTAATDWRALGTSVRLVTTEPALLDSCNLLLARHLAEVDAACSRFRADSELSTLNAAEGRPVKVSPLLAEALAVALRAARATDGAVDPTVGSAMEALGYDRDFTLVQEDDRPVRLTVKRAPGWSLVELDRVTNTVTLPAGVSLDLGATAKAWAADKAAHLLARAAGCGILVSLGGDTAVAGEPPAGGWRIRVQDETAPVDRLPEHGPYATVGIRSGGLATSGTTARRWRRGDQDLHHILDPRTGRPATTPWRTVSVAAATCADANAATTAALVKGETAVRRLSRLGLPARLVTHEGTVVTTPGWPSPTPKAEHTA; from the coding sequence ATGACCGCGTCCACGACCTCCCGCCCCACGGCTGCCACGGACTGGCGAGCCCTCGGCACGAGCGTCCGCCTGGTCACCACCGAACCGGCCCTGCTCGACTCCTGCAACCTGCTCCTGGCCCGGCACCTGGCCGAGGTCGACGCCGCCTGCAGCCGCTTCCGAGCGGACTCGGAACTGTCGACGCTCAACGCTGCCGAAGGGCGTCCCGTGAAGGTCAGCCCGCTGCTGGCCGAGGCACTGGCAGTGGCCCTGCGCGCCGCCCGCGCCACGGACGGTGCGGTGGACCCCACGGTCGGTTCGGCGATGGAGGCCCTCGGCTACGACCGGGACTTCACCCTGGTCCAGGAGGACGACCGCCCGGTGCGGCTCACCGTGAAGCGGGCGCCGGGCTGGAGCCTGGTCGAACTGGACCGTGTCACGAACACGGTGACCCTCCCCGCCGGCGTCAGCCTGGACCTGGGAGCCACGGCCAAGGCCTGGGCGGCCGACAAGGCGGCGCACCTGCTGGCCCGAGCCGCCGGCTGCGGCATCCTGGTCAGCCTCGGCGGCGACACGGCCGTCGCGGGCGAACCCCCGGCCGGCGGCTGGCGCATCCGCGTCCAGGACGAGACGGCCCCGGTCGACCGACTCCCCGAGCACGGCCCGTACGCCACGGTCGGCATCCGCAGCGGCGGCCTCGCCACCTCCGGCACCACGGCCCGCCGCTGGCGCCGCGGCGACCAGGACCTCCACCACATACTCGACCCCCGCACGGGCCGGCCCGCCACCACCCCCTGGCGCACCGTCTCGGTGGCCGCCGCCACCTGTGCCGACGCCAACGCCGCCACCACCGCCGCCCTGGTCAAGGGCGAGACCGCGGTCCGCCGGCTGTCCCGCCTCGGCCTTCCCGCCCGACTGGTCACCCACGAGGGCACGGTCGTCACCACGCCGGGCTGGCCGTCACCGACCCCGAAGGCCGAGCACACCGCATGA
- a CDS encoding GNAT family N-acetyltransferase translates to MSLVIGPLDLSAHVDEALAVQAVAFGLGPDEVAVRRQIVLRHMTYPGARALGATAEGRLVGFVYGMPNNRGHWWSTVVEPYLRALDHEHWLDDSFVITELHVHPRHQNHGVGRALITTITDSVTEPRSILSAIDVDSPARGLYRSLGYTDLARQVVFPSAPKPYAVMGAPLPLRRR, encoded by the coding sequence ATGAGCCTCGTCATCGGCCCCTTGGACCTCTCCGCCCACGTGGACGAGGCCCTGGCCGTCCAAGCCGTCGCCTTCGGTCTGGGTCCCGACGAGGTGGCCGTACGCCGCCAGATCGTCCTCCGCCACATGACCTACCCGGGGGCACGCGCACTCGGCGCCACGGCGGAAGGCCGCCTCGTGGGGTTCGTCTACGGCATGCCCAACAACCGCGGCCACTGGTGGTCCACCGTCGTGGAGCCCTACCTCCGCGCCCTCGACCACGAGCACTGGCTGGACGACTCCTTCGTGATCACCGAACTGCACGTCCACCCCCGCCACCAGAACCACGGCGTCGGCCGCGCCCTGATCACCACCATCACCGACAGCGTGACCGAACCCCGCTCGATCCTCTCCGCGATCGACGTGGACAGCCCGGCCCGCGGCCTGTACCGCTCCCTCGGCTACACGGACCTGGCCCGTCAGGTCGTCTTCCCCAGCGCCCCCAAGCCGTACGCGGTGATGGGCGCCCCCCTGCCCCTGCGCCGCAGGTAG